In a genomic window of Prosthecobacter sp. SYSU 5D2:
- a CDS encoding PQQ-binding-like beta-propeller repeat protein codes for MRLVSTLTLLSLSTALADWPQWRGPARDGVSTDTTPIAESFPEEGLTKVWESDFIPSDHLGGHGSPVVAGEQAFISVVWHDKVPSEQREIDSEVMQQMNYRGTSPELAKKMEADRLSMPAMRGAKLDEWLAAWRKENLSKKEDLSLGKWAESRFKAGKSALPLEELARVSKRQNKPFANLDAFKQWMEDENFSQPVKDKLMVAVPNTIKVAKDVVVCLDVNTGKEVWKFEAEGKPTGRSSSSTAAVVDEKVYAAGSTHLYCLNQKDGKMLWKAPLPSGGPAASPLVVGDTVYMAAGRAQAFSTADGKILWEQKDASGNTGSPVLWTPESGDPVLLVVGSKTLYGLSPKDGKVLWNVEGGGQSTPVTQGDWLVIYSGAKDVGLRAYQHVKDAAPKAAWSHFWETVRYSGSPIIHDDHVYLTCGGKHQCVELATGKVTWLENEVNSTITSPIIADGKLIVYENNGSHLRMVKAQPGAYQQLARAKVEGMGCTSPALSNGRLIVRQREKLVCYDLRPKD; via the coding sequence ATGCGCCTCGTTTCCACCCTGACCCTGCTCTCCCTCTCCACCGCCCTGGCCGACTGGCCCCAATGGCGCGGACCCGCCCGTGACGGCGTCTCCACCGATACCACCCCCATCGCCGAAAGCTTCCCTGAAGAAGGGCTGACGAAAGTCTGGGAAAGCGACTTCATCCCCAGCGACCACCTGGGGGGCCACGGCAGCCCCGTTGTGGCCGGTGAGCAGGCTTTTATCTCCGTCGTCTGGCATGACAAGGTGCCCTCCGAGCAGCGGGAAATTGATTCCGAGGTCATGCAGCAGATGAACTATCGCGGCACCTCCCCGGAACTGGCCAAAAAGATGGAGGCCGACCGCCTCTCCATGCCCGCCATGCGCGGGGCCAAGCTGGATGAATGGCTGGCCGCATGGCGCAAAGAAAACCTCAGCAAAAAAGAAGATCTCAGCCTCGGCAAATGGGCCGAATCCCGCTTCAAAGCCGGCAAGTCCGCCCTCCCTTTGGAGGAACTCGCCCGCGTCTCCAAACGCCAGAACAAGCCCTTCGCCAATCTGGACGCCTTCAAGCAGTGGATGGAGGATGAAAATTTCTCCCAGCCGGTGAAGGACAAGCTCATGGTCGCCGTGCCCAATACCATCAAGGTGGCCAAGGATGTCGTCGTCTGCCTGGATGTGAACACTGGCAAGGAAGTTTGGAAGTTTGAGGCCGAAGGCAAGCCTACCGGCCGCAGCTCCAGCAGCACCGCCGCCGTGGTGGATGAAAAAGTCTATGCCGCCGGCAGCACCCACCTTTATTGCCTGAACCAAAAGGATGGCAAGATGCTCTGGAAAGCACCGCTTCCCTCCGGCGGCCCTGCCGCCTCACCTCTGGTGGTCGGAGACACCGTTTACATGGCCGCCGGCCGTGCCCAGGCCTTTTCCACAGCGGATGGCAAGATCCTCTGGGAGCAGAAAGACGCCAGCGGCAACACTGGCAGCCCGGTCCTCTGGACGCCTGAATCAGGCGATCCCGTGCTTCTCGTTGTTGGCTCCAAAACCCTCTACGGCCTGTCTCCCAAGGATGGAAAAGTGCTCTGGAATGTCGAAGGCGGCGGCCAGTCCACCCCCGTCACCCAGGGGGACTGGCTGGTCATTTACAGCGGTGCCAAGGATGTCGGCCTGCGTGCTTACCAGCATGTCAAAGATGCCGCCCCCAAAGCCGCCTGGTCCCATTTTTGGGAAACCGTGCGCTACAGCGGCAGCCCCATCATCCATGACGACCATGTCTATCTGACCTGCGGTGGCAAGCACCAGTGCGTGGAACTGGCCACCGGCAAGGTGACCTGGCTGGAAAACGAGGTCAACAGCACCATCACCTCCCCCATCATCGCCGATGGCAAGCTCATCGTGTATGAAAACAACGGCAGCCACCTGCGTATGGTGAAGGCCCAGCCCGGGGCTTACCAGCAGCTCGCCCGCGCCAAGGTCGAAGGCATGGGGTGCACGTCCCCGGCCCTCAGCAACGGCCGCCTCATCGTCCGTCAGCGGGAGAAGCTGGTCTGCTATGACCTGCGTCCAAAGGATTGA
- a CDS encoding FAD-dependent oxidoreductase — MRVPTCLFALLSFNLAVQAATSEHDVVIYGGTCAAITSAVQVKKMGKSVIIVSPDKHLGGLSSGGLGYTDTGNKAVIGGLSREFYHRIFMHYQKDESWVQQKKDEYGNKGQGTPAMDGENRTMWIFEPSAAEKIFEAWIKENDITVVRDAWLDRAKGVKKEGDKIVAITTLDGNTYAGKMFIDTTYEGDLMAAAGVDYHVGREANSVYGEEHNGVQVGILHHHHHFGDMKMSPYKIPGDPKSGVLARISTEPPGNKGEGDKRVQAYCFRSCYTNDPSNRIPFPKPEGYDASQYELLLRVLQTGWDGFFNKFDPVPNHKTDTNNHGPFSFDNIGYNYDYPEASYERRKEIIEEHRIYQQGLMWFVANDPRVPKKLQEELNTWGLPKDEFTDNGNWSHQLYIREARRMIGHFVMTENELRKMKPTPDSVGMGSYTIDSHNVQRYITPEGHVQNEGDIGVSTNGPYAIAYGSLVPKEGQGSNLLVPVAMSASHIAYGSIRMEPVFMILGQSAASAAVIAIDDGLAVQKVPYAKLREQLVKDGQILEYSGPSSSRGVDPKSMKGIVIDDTQAIKTGSWARGAAAKKFISDGYSHDGNTGKGQSSATFRAQLPKAGKYEVILAYAPNNNRASNVPVTIKYQGGEAKVTVNQKKDVDVDGLGVSLGTFEFGADSEVIISTEGTDGYVVVDGVQWIAK; from the coding sequence ATGAGAGTCCCAACCTGCCTCTTCGCCCTGTTGTCTTTTAATCTCGCTGTCCAGGCGGCCACCTCGGAGCACGATGTCGTGATCTATGGCGGCACCTGCGCTGCCATCACCTCCGCTGTACAGGTGAAAAAGATGGGCAAATCCGTCATCATCGTCAGTCCTGACAAGCATCTGGGCGGCCTCAGCAGTGGCGGCCTCGGTTATACGGATACGGGTAACAAAGCCGTCATCGGCGGCCTGTCCCGCGAGTTTTACCACCGCATCTTCATGCACTACCAGAAGGATGAATCCTGGGTGCAGCAAAAGAAGGATGAATACGGCAACAAGGGCCAGGGCACCCCGGCGATGGACGGCGAAAACCGGACCATGTGGATCTTTGAACCGAGCGCGGCGGAAAAAATCTTTGAGGCCTGGATCAAGGAAAATGACATCACCGTGGTCCGCGATGCCTGGTTGGACCGCGCCAAAGGCGTCAAGAAGGAAGGCGACAAGATCGTCGCCATCACCACTCTGGATGGCAACACGTATGCCGGGAAGATGTTCATTGATACGACCTATGAAGGTGACCTGATGGCCGCAGCCGGAGTGGACTATCATGTCGGTCGCGAAGCCAACAGCGTGTATGGCGAGGAGCACAATGGCGTGCAGGTAGGCATCCTGCATCACCATCACCACTTTGGTGACATGAAGATGAGCCCGTATAAAATCCCGGGCGATCCGAAAAGCGGCGTGCTGGCACGCATCAGCACGGAGCCTCCCGGCAACAAGGGCGAAGGCGACAAGCGCGTGCAGGCCTATTGCTTCCGCTCCTGCTATACGAACGATCCCTCCAACCGCATCCCCTTCCCGAAGCCAGAAGGTTATGATGCCAGTCAGTATGAACTGCTGCTGCGCGTCTTGCAGACCGGCTGGGACGGTTTCTTCAACAAGTTTGACCCTGTGCCGAACCACAAGACGGATACCAACAACCACGGTCCCTTCAGCTTTGATAACATCGGCTATAACTATGATTACCCGGAGGCCAGCTATGAGCGCCGCAAAGAAATCATCGAAGAGCATCGCATCTACCAGCAGGGTCTGATGTGGTTCGTGGCCAATGACCCGCGCGTGCCGAAAAAGCTCCAGGAGGAACTGAACACCTGGGGCCTGCCGAAGGATGAATTCACGGACAATGGCAACTGGTCCCACCAGCTTTACATCCGCGAGGCGCGCCGCATGATCGGCCACTTTGTGATGACGGAAAACGAGCTGCGCAAAATGAAGCCCACTCCGGATTCCGTCGGCATGGGCAGCTACACCATTGATAGCCACAACGTGCAGCGCTACATCACCCCGGAAGGCCATGTGCAGAATGAAGGCGACATCGGCGTGAGCACCAACGGTCCGTATGCCATCGCCTATGGCTCCCTCGTTCCAAAAGAAGGCCAGGGCTCCAACCTGCTGGTGCCGGTGGCCATGTCCGCCAGCCACATCGCTTATGGTTCCATCCGCATGGAGCCGGTGTTCATGATCCTGGGCCAGTCCGCCGCCAGCGCTGCCGTCATCGCGATTGATGACGGCCTGGCCGTGCAGAAGGTCCCCTATGCCAAGCTGCGTGAGCAACTGGTGAAGGACGGCCAGATCCTGGAATACAGCGGTCCTAGCAGCTCACGCGGCGTGGACCCGAAAAGCATGAAGGGCATCGTCATTGACGACACCCAGGCGATCAAAACCGGCAGCTGGGCTCGCGGTGCCGCCGCCAAGAAATTCATCAGCGACGGTTACAGCCACGATGGCAATACCGGCAAGGGCCAGAGCAGCGCCACCTTCCGCGCCCAGCTTCCGAAAGCCGGCAAGTATGAGGTGATCCTCGCCTATGCACCCAATAACAACCGCGCCAGCAATGTGCCCGTGACCATCAAGTACCAGGGCGGAGAGGCCAAGGTGACGGTGAACCAGAAGAAAGACGTGGATGTGGACGGCCTGGGGGTTTCCCTGGGCACCTTCGAATTCGGCGCAGACTCTGAGGTCATCATCAGCACTGAAGGCACCGACGGTTACGTCGTCGTGGACGGCGTGCAGTGGATCGCCAAGTAA
- a CDS encoding tetratricopeptide repeat protein, which produces MKPLFRLFICASLAFMTVSAQQEGRINDKELRAWADNGDADSQFELGLRLLTGEGLVKNETEGVAWVEKAANQKHLRAQFIMGSIYEDGMGVKQNDATAFDWYRKSAENGFAPAQHAVAMAYDLGKGVKLNAEKATEWLEKSAEQNHAPAQTALAAKYERGVGTDKSPAKAALFYLRAAQQDFVPAMSRLANLYYTGIGVPVDFRRAGAWYQRAARSEDPWAANNLAWFLSTCPDESLHNGEQAVQLASRALRIMDEAGEEQRYEMIDTKAACLARNGEYLEAVLWQKKALALLPEDKDLPPEERQSLETEFKARLKLYQKQTPYTEAEPQSSEDGAPLPQDTILQEEGVPGGTPAKPKNSKGKGRGTVV; this is translated from the coding sequence ATGAAACCTCTTTTCCGTCTTTTTATCTGCGCCAGCCTTGCCTTCATGACCGTCAGTGCCCAGCAGGAGGGCAGGATCAATGACAAGGAGCTGCGGGCCTGGGCGGACAACGGGGATGCGGATTCCCAGTTTGAACTGGGTCTGCGTCTGCTGACGGGCGAGGGGCTGGTGAAGAACGAAACCGAAGGGGTGGCCTGGGTGGAAAAGGCCGCCAATCAAAAGCATCTGCGTGCCCAGTTCATCATGGGCTCCATTTATGAAGACGGCATGGGGGTGAAGCAAAACGATGCAACCGCCTTTGATTGGTATCGCAAATCCGCTGAAAACGGCTTTGCACCCGCGCAGCACGCCGTCGCCATGGCTTATGACCTGGGAAAAGGCGTCAAGCTGAACGCTGAGAAGGCGACGGAGTGGCTGGAGAAATCCGCCGAGCAAAACCATGCGCCAGCCCAGACCGCGCTGGCCGCCAAGTATGAACGGGGTGTGGGCACGGACAAAAGCCCGGCCAAGGCCGCCCTTTTCTACCTGCGCGCCGCCCAGCAGGACTTCGTGCCGGCAATGAGCCGCCTGGCCAACCTCTATTACACGGGTATCGGGGTGCCGGTGGATTTCCGCCGTGCGGGTGCCTGGTATCAGCGGGCGGCCCGGAGTGAAGATCCGTGGGCAGCCAACAATCTGGCGTGGTTCCTTTCCACCTGCCCGGATGAAAGCCTGCACAATGGCGAACAGGCCGTGCAACTGGCTTCCCGCGCACTGCGCATCATGGATGAGGCAGGCGAGGAACAGCGGTACGAGATGATTGATACCAAAGCCGCCTGCCTGGCACGCAACGGCGAATATCTGGAAGCGGTCCTTTGGCAGAAAAAAGCCCTGGCACTGCTGCCTGAGGACAAGGATCTGCCACCAGAAGAACGTCAAAGCCTGGAAACCGAATTCAAGGCCCGCCTGAAGCTCTACCAAAAACAGACTCCCTATACCGAGGCCGAGCCACAGAGCAGCGAGGATGGTGCTCCCCTGCCCCAGGACACTATCTTGCAGGAGGAAGGCGTCCCAGGCGGCACACCGGCGAAGCCGAAGAACAGCAAGGGCAAAGGACGCGGCACCGTGGTCTGA
- the mnmA gene encoding tRNA 2-thiouridine(34) synthase MnmA, whose protein sequence is MKILAAMSGGVDSSVATALLVQEGHEVVGAYMKNWINEENIIGHCPWEEDIVDAKAVAVQLGIEFHVVNLMREYRERVVKYLLEGYQDGITPNPDVMCNREMKFGVLWDWAKERGFDAIATGHYARKGNGSSILRGADSNKDQSYFLAMMKPEQVEIARFPIGHLLKPELREQARKLGLKTADKKDSQGICFIGEVKMEDFLRTFVEDKPGPIVNLEGKVLGQHKGLHLYTLGQRKGIGVASNLYKQAYVVVAKRHEANELVIAIERPDTPLLWARRCTLTGLSATGLPLDTARTLQAQPRYRCPAGDAVFTPLGGGRAELVYSEPQRALTPGQICALYEGERLLGGAVFEGIDYER, encoded by the coding sequence ATGAAGATTTTGGCAGCCATGTCCGGAGGGGTGGACAGCAGCGTCGCAACGGCGCTGCTGGTGCAGGAGGGGCATGAAGTGGTGGGGGCCTACATGAAGAACTGGATCAATGAGGAGAACATCATCGGCCATTGCCCCTGGGAGGAGGACATCGTGGATGCAAAGGCGGTGGCAGTCCAGCTCGGCATTGAGTTCCATGTAGTGAACCTCATGCGCGAATACCGGGAGCGGGTGGTGAAATACCTGTTGGAAGGATACCAGGACGGCATCACGCCGAACCCCGATGTGATGTGCAACCGTGAGATGAAATTCGGGGTGCTGTGGGATTGGGCCAAGGAGCGCGGATTTGACGCCATCGCCACGGGTCATTATGCCCGGAAAGGCAATGGTTCATCCATCCTGCGCGGTGCCGACAGCAACAAGGACCAGTCCTATTTCCTGGCGATGATGAAACCGGAGCAGGTGGAAATCGCCCGTTTCCCAATCGGCCATCTTTTAAAACCCGAGCTGCGGGAACAGGCGCGGAAGCTGGGGCTGAAGACGGCGGACAAGAAGGACAGCCAGGGCATCTGCTTCATTGGTGAGGTGAAAATGGAGGATTTCCTGCGCACTTTTGTCGAGGACAAACCGGGCCCAATTGTGAACCTGGAAGGCAAGGTACTGGGCCAGCATAAAGGGCTGCATTTATATACCCTGGGTCAACGCAAGGGCATCGGCGTGGCCAGCAATCTGTATAAACAGGCCTATGTGGTGGTGGCCAAGCGGCACGAGGCGAATGAACTGGTCATCGCCATCGAGCGCCCGGATACACCGCTGCTTTGGGCACGCCGCTGCACGCTGACCGGGCTGTCTGCCACCGGGTTGCCGTTGGATACGGCACGGACACTGCAGGCGCAGCCGCGATATCGCTGTCCGGCGGGCGATGCAGTCTTCACTCCCCTGGGGGGCGGGCGGGCGGAGCTCGTCTATTCTGAGCCGCAGCGTGCTCTCACCCCCGGCCAGATCTGCGCCCTTTACGAAGGGGAGCGGCTGCTGGGCGGGGCGGTGTTTGAGGGGATAGACTATGAGAGATAG
- a CDS encoding redoxin domain-containing protein, translating into MMRCLFLCLLLLSLLPGLGVYAQTVLTTATAHEQIRSIIDKYENTVRANTQKIIAATTEEEKARYRSSVPSAAPYASQVLAVVQAHPTDPGSVTGVTWLITQAAAFPESETALELLATTHSASAGIAPAVKALEFRPLEKAGPILETIRQKNPHSEEKAAALYALGMLHFRRFDAALSPAEAEVSKQISMDCFQEIIASYGDVKIQGFPIADQAGRMLFEMSSLSVGSITPEIEGTDLDGQTFKLSDYRGQHVVLVFWGGWCHACHGLLPQVNQFVTEMKTAGKPVTVLGINTDIPDEAKKACTDYQVNFRNWSDGTTSGPITSLFNLRNFPTLYLIGPDGKILLKQTGLEAIREKLKAL; encoded by the coding sequence ATGATGCGCTGCCTATTTCTCTGCCTCCTGCTGCTCAGCCTTTTGCCAGGCCTGGGTGTTTATGCACAGACAGTGCTGACCACCGCTACGGCGCATGAGCAGATCCGCAGCATCATTGACAAATACGAAAACACCGTCCGCGCCAACACCCAAAAAATCATCGCGGCGACGACGGAAGAGGAAAAGGCCCGATACCGCTCCTCGGTGCCCAGTGCCGCGCCTTATGCCAGCCAGGTGCTGGCAGTCGTTCAAGCGCATCCGACAGATCCGGGCAGCGTCACAGGTGTCACCTGGCTCATCACCCAGGCAGCGGCCTTCCCAGAGTCGGAAACCGCCCTTGAACTGCTGGCCACCACCCATTCCGCCAGTGCCGGCATCGCCCCGGCAGTCAAAGCCCTGGAATTCCGCCCGCTGGAAAAGGCCGGTCCCATCCTGGAGACGATCCGCCAGAAAAACCCGCATTCTGAGGAAAAAGCCGCCGCCTTGTATGCCCTGGGCATGCTGCACTTCCGGCGTTTTGACGCCGCCCTCAGCCCGGCCGAGGCAGAAGTTTCCAAACAGATCTCCATGGACTGTTTTCAGGAAATCATCGCCAGTTACGGCGACGTGAAAATCCAGGGTTTCCCCATTGCCGACCAGGCCGGGCGGATGCTTTTTGAGATGAGCAGCCTCTCCGTGGGCAGCATCACACCGGAGATTGAAGGCACAGATCTGGACGGCCAGACCTTTAAACTGAGCGACTATCGCGGGCAGCATGTCGTGCTGGTTTTCTGGGGCGGCTGGTGCCACGCCTGCCACGGTCTGCTACCGCAGGTGAACCAGTTCGTCACCGAGATGAAGACGGCTGGCAAACCGGTCACCGTGCTCGGCATCAATACCGACATCCCGGACGAGGCCAAAAAAGCATGCACCGACTACCAGGTGAATTTCCGCAACTGGTCCGATGGCACCACCTCCGGCCCCATCACCAGTCTTTTTAATCTTCGGAATTTCCCCACGCTTTACCTGATCGGCCCGGATGGGAAAATTTTGCTCAAACAGACGGGCCTGGAAGCCATTCGGGAAAAATTGAAAGCGCTGTAA
- the aroQ gene encoding gamma subclass chorismate mutase AroQ gives MSTAMLKRLPHLACGLMLLLLSGCATHTVTPGSKSSGDLPPLIVERLGWMDEVARVKQARSLPVTDPKREAELLAAMEKQAASHELPPEAVRSFFDGQMEAAKVFQNEWLATHPRGDASAHPLPDLAKDVRPALDDLGQKMLAALSITRRDHEPDQVLAAARAALIQAGYSHAVTQAALAGLKAGLR, from the coding sequence ATGAGCACCGCCATGTTGAAACGGCTTCCTCATCTTGCTTGTGGCCTGATGCTCCTGCTGCTGTCGGGGTGTGCAACTCACACCGTAACTCCTGGTTCAAAATCCTCAGGTGACCTGCCGCCATTAATTGTCGAAAGACTGGGCTGGATGGATGAAGTGGCCAGGGTCAAGCAGGCCAGGTCACTGCCCGTGACGGACCCGAAACGCGAAGCCGAATTACTCGCTGCCATGGAAAAACAGGCTGCCTCGCATGAGCTGCCGCCAGAGGCAGTCCGCTCCTTTTTTGACGGCCAGATGGAGGCAGCCAAGGTCTTCCAAAACGAGTGGCTGGCCACGCATCCTCGGGGCGATGCGAGTGCTCACCCTTTGCCCGATCTCGCCAAGGATGTCCGGCCCGCGCTGGATGATTTAGGGCAGAAGATGCTGGCTGCATTGTCCATCACGCGACGGGATCACGAACCTGACCAGGTGCTTGCTGCGGCGAGAGCGGCCCTGATTCAGGCCGGATACTCACACGCAGTGACCCAGGCGGCGCTTGCCGGTCTGAAAGCAGGGCTTCGGTAA